Part of the Desulfohalovibrio reitneri genome is shown below.
GCCTGCAGGGCATCGTGGTGGCGGGGGAGGTCCTCAGCCAGAAGGTGGCGGACAACTGATGTTCTGGGTTCGCATCGACAATCGCCTGGTGCACGGTCAGATCATCGAGGCTTGGCTCCCTTATACTGGGGCTGACGTGCTGGTGGTGGTCAACGACGAGTTGGCCCAGGACGACCTGCGCCAGGAAATCATGGCCATGGCGATCCCGCAGGACGTGACCCTGCGTTTCGCCAGTATCGACAGGGCCTCCGATGTGGTGGCGGACCTCAGCGTGGGAGGCCACGCCGAAAACGTTCTCGTCCTTTTGGCCACATGTCCCGATGCCAAACGGGCGTTCGAAGAGGGGTTGCGCTTCGATGAGTTGAACGTGGGCAACCTCCACTACGGGCCGGGAAAGAAACAGGTTTGCCCCCACGTGTCCCTCAGCGGTGAGGACGAAAGCTGTCTTGAATTCTTCTCCCAGCGGGAGGTACAACTGGATTACCGCTGCGTGCCCAACGACCCCGTGCAGATAAAGGGGAGGCGCTGATCATGGCCCAGGACGCCGCCCTCTGGATCACACTCGGCGCTTTTTTTTTGCCTTTTTCGGTGTATTTCGGTTCGGTGTCGTGTTGGCCATGCTGGACCGGCCGCTCGTCGTTGGGCTTGCCTGGGCCCTGGTAAGCGGGGATTTCAAGACTGCCCTCGGCATTTGCGTTTTTTTTGAACTCATCTGGCTCGATCTTTTTCCCGCCGGAACCTACATACCGCCACACCGGCCCGCGGCCGCCGTAACCGCTCTGGCCCTGGCAACAGCCTTTGGCCTGCATCAGCCGTCCATGGCGGTGCCGGCCATTCTGGCGGGATTAGGAGCGGGGCTGCTCGGCAACAGGCTGGAGCAGGAACTGCGAAGCTGGCAGAACCACCAGTACAATCAGTTGGTTCGCGCCTCCCGCGAGGACGCGGGGGATTATTCTCCGGAACGCACCGTTCGCAGGGGGGTGTTGGTCAATGTTCTGGTGGCTACGGCCGCTTTCCTGGGGATACTGACCGCCTTTTTCGTCCTCTTTCCCCTGGTGCTGCCCATGTGGTCATCCACGGCCTCGGCTTCGGAGATTACCTGGCTCAACCTTTGGCTGGGCGGTTCGGTGGGAGGCCTGCTCTCTCTGCGCTGGAAGCGGGCCTACGGTCTTGTGGTGGCCGGCGTGCTTGTCGTGGCCATGAGCGGTCTCATTGGCATGTCTCAATTCTGAACGGCCTTGCGGGGCGCCCTGCCCCGGAGTAGAGTCCGTTGCAGTAAGCAATTCCAGGTTGGAGTCCGTCATGGCGTCACGTTACGAGGACATGGCCGAATCCCTTCAGGACGAGATCATGACCGAGGCGGCGGAAGGCTTCTTCGGTTCTCGGCGCGAAGTGGAGCGGTACAAGGAATTCGTGGAAATGAAGGCCGAGCGGCTGCGGCGTCGTCTCGATCTGCTAGCCGTTGACGCGTCCCTTCTTCGCAAGGTCCTTCTTGATGACCCAACAGCAACGAGATTCTTCAGTTCGGCGGGCGTCGATCCGGAGGCCTTCGCGTGGCTGGCTTCCAGGGCGGACGCCGATCGGATGGAAGGTGTCGGCTGCCCTCCGGCTTTCGCTCTGGGTACCACAGGCAAATACGTTAAGACAGTCAGGCGCCTGTACGACCGGTTGCGGGAGCGAGTGGACGAATACATTCATGGCAGGTACGTGGATGAGCCGGATACGGGCAAAAAACTGCTCACGCCAAATCTGAAGCAGTTGGACGAGCTGATCGCCAAAACAAACGAACTTGTGGAGCGCGTCAACCGAGACCACCAGCCTGGCGGAGCCCTGCGCTTCGCTCGCGAGTTCAACGTGCAGGAACGGGAAAAGCGTGATGTGGCCGGAGCAGATCTGGTGGGTATGGACCAGCGCGCGAACGAGGAGATGGCTGTGGAGCCTCTGTCGTTCGAGGATTTGGAATTGCCCCGTCTTCCGGCCCTTCCGGCATGGAGCGAAGCGGAGGAGAGGCTTGAGCCTTTGCTGCGGGATGTGGCCAAAGAGCGCAAGGAAGAGGTGCGGGATGCCCTGTGTCGTCTGAGGGAGGTGTTCGAGGATGATTCGGATGCGTAATCTTGTCGTGATTCTGGTTCTTTTGCTCCCGCCGGCTGTGTGGGCCCAGCAGGACGGCAACGCCACGGCGGAGACTCCCTCCATGGCCAACGCCACCGTGGAGGCCCCGGAAAAAACGGATGCCGCCGAGGCGGGACTGGTCACTCCCGTGACGGTCGAACACGAAGGGGAGGACGGGCGGGGCTCCGTCCTGGCCCTGGCCCTTGAGGAGCGTCTGGCCGACTCGCCCCTGTTCCATCTCAGCCGCGATGACGAGCCCAAGCTCATCATCCGTATTTCCTCCCGGGAGGAGTTTTCCGGGCGCCCCGGATTGGCCAGTGTGTACGCGGTTGTCTGGATATACCGCGAAAGCAGTGACGTGCTGGGGCACTATCTTGGAATGCGGCCCGGCGTCACAGGCGGCGAAGCCGAAGCCACGGCCGAGTCCCTGGCCGTCCGCAGCCATGATCTGGCCAAGGAATTCGGCTACCTCTTCCCGGAACTCTGACCCTTCTTTCGTCTTGCCCGAAAACCGCAATAATCGCCGCAACCCGGGACGAATTTAAGCAGCATGCCGACCCGGATACAGGGCCTGGCCGAACAGTGCAGGCAAGTCTCCACGAGTCGCCTTCTGGGTGACTGGGAGGAATGGCGCAAGCATTTTGGTCAGGCGGTGAACATTCTGGCGCGAACAGGCGCGAACGACGATGCCTGGCGTGCCGCGGACGTGGTTGCCCTGCGGCTGTACCAGGCCGCCACGGCTTCTAATTCCATATCCGTGCGGATATTTTCCATCCGGGCCTTGAGCAGGCTCGGGTCTTTCGGAGTCGGGTTGGCGGTGGACTTGTGCGCCTCCGGGGCCATTGGGGAAAGCCATCTCGTCGCGTTGAACTCGAAAATGGAACCTCGCGAGCGTCTTTTGTTGTGCAACGAGGCGCTTAGCAACTCCACCTTTCCATCATTCCTGAACCCTCTCCTGGAACAGGCCCTGGAAGACGCCCGGCAGCTTGAACCGGCCCAGGCCGCTGGTTTTGTCGACGAGGCCGCGTCTGGACCAGGCGGAATCGACCACATGGTCGCCCGCGCGTTGCGGCAGGGTATTTTCGGCAGGTGGCTGAGCGACGGAGGAGCCGGGGAGCTTTCGAGGGATTCCGCGCATCGGGTCTGTCGGGCCGTATCGGCGTTGCGGGAGCGTGAACTGGTGCCCACGGTCGTCGCATCCCTGGCTGACGAAGCCAAACGGCTTCCTCCGGCCGCCCTGCGCCTGGCCGCCGAGTGCGCGCCCCGTGGAGTCCATGCCGAGGAGACCGCCCGGCTGGTATCCGCCGCGTTCGCAAAGGGTGACGTATCCTCGCGCAAGGCCACGGTTCTCGCCCTTATATGCATGCGCTGGCCGCGCACGCCTCGAGTTCTGGCCGCCATCCACTCCCGTATGCCGGGATACAGGCGGCACCTGCTCCCCGCCTTGCTGCTGCTGGGCGAAGAAGGGTTCGCTCAGTTTCTCAACCTTGTTAGCGAGGGGGAGCGCCGGGAGATTTCCCACCGGCTTTTCGAACTTATCGCCGAGTTGCAGCCGGAATTCTGCTTGGCTGTGCTACGGCGCAGAGAACTTCTTGGAGCCAGGGAGGTGAGGGAGGATGTGGCCCAAGGCCTGCGAGAGGTTTTTGGGAAGCTGGAGCGGGCCGCCGGTGAGGGGTGCCGGGTGTCTGTCCCCACGAGACCGCGCACCCTGCAAGGTCCGACCTTGCGAAGTGGCTTTTTCGCCAAGCTCCTGGGCAGGGACAAGGCCGGACTCCAGGAAGAGGCCAAGCGGTCGATGGATATTTCCGATCTAGACTTGGAGGGAACCGGCCTGGAGGGAGCCGCGCTCAAGGACCGCGCCATTCGTCGGCTGAAACTGCGGGGTGTGTTCGTTCAATCCAGCCTGTTCGAAAACTGCGCCTTCGTCGACTCCGATTTATCCAGCGCCACGCTGCGTTCTGCCGAGTTCGTGAACTGCACCTTTACGGAGTGCTCCTTCATCGAGAGCGTTTTTCTGGAATGCCGCTTTACGGCGTGTACGTTTTTACGCTGCGATTTCGCCGGGGCGTGGCTGGAAAACAGTGCGTTTGGATCCTGCGTGCTTCGTGAGTCGCATGGTGCGGGAGCCAGCCTGCTTAACGTGCGGGCAAGTGAATTCGAGGCGGTGTGCTGCCTGCTGCACGGTTTGCAAGCGGTTCGATGCCGCTTTGAATCCGGGCGGTTCGCACGTTGTCGATTCAATGGAAGCGGTTGGCTGGAGCTCACCACTCGGGGTGTCGCCTTCGAGCGGTGCGGACTGTCAGGGATGACCCTGGCTGACTGCCGCTTTTATTCCAGTCCGGCGGTGAATTGTGATTTTACCGGAACACTGGAGCGTGGGACTCAGGCTGATGAGCCGGGATGGCTTGCTTTCCTCCAGGAGCTACTTGCCGAGCGTGTGCTGGAAATGACTGGCGACAGTGCGGAGTGGAGCGGCGACATCCTGGACAGTGAGGACGGGGAATGGTTCGCGGAGCGCTGTCTGCGTGTTTGGCAACGCCACCGCGCCATGGCTGTGGACGAGGAGGCCATGCAGTCCGAGAACCACCGCCGCCTGGATCTCATGCGCCGGCGCATGTCCCCGGACCAGGCCGAGTTCGCGACAATGCTGCCGCTTCTCCTCGGCGGAGAGGGATTGGATACGGCTTACGCATCCGCGGCCGGACCGCCGTGTGAAATCCATGGCTACCACCCGTCTTTGGAGGCCGTTCGCCTGGTGAAAAAGTATTTTCCGGAAGCCGGGTTCCGCGCCCGGGGAGGCGTTGGCATTGCCGGGCTCTACGCCATGGGCAGCATGGGGACACTGGCCCAGACCAGGGAATCGGACCTGGACTGCTGGGTTTGTCTCGAGGAGGGAACGGACGAAGAGAAAGTGGAGCGGCTGCGTGGCAAGCTTGCCGGGCTGGAGAAATGGGCCTGGGAGCGCTTCGGCCTGGAGACGCATTTTTTTCTCATGCGCTTGGAGGACGTGCGCGCCAACCGGTTCGGCATCAGCGACCAGGATAGTTCGGGAACCGCCCAGGCTCTCTTGCTCAAAGACGAGTTCTACCGCACGGCCTTGAAGCTGGCCGGGGATATGCCGGCCTGGTGGCTGCTTCCTCCGGGGCTTGGGCGCGAAGAGTATCGCGAGCGTTGCCGGGACGCTCTGCTCTATCCCCTTTTGGAACCGCCGAGAGTGTGCGACTTGGGGGCCCTGGAGCCCATTCCACCCCAGGAGTTCTTCGGGGCGTGCATGTGGCAGATCGTCAAGGCCATCAAGAGTCCCTTCAAGTCCGTAATGAAGTTCGGCCTGCTGGAGCGGTACGCGGAGGAGGCGGGCAAAGGGCGGCTCCTTCTCTGCGACCGTATCAAGGGGCGCATCCAGTTGGGAACGGCCCCGGTGTTTTCCCTGGATCCCTACGCCGCGTTGTTTCAGGAAGTGCGTGAATTGTATCTCAGGCGCGAGGATGAGGAGGCGCTGAGGCTCATGCGCGAGGCCTACCTGCTCAAGGCCGGGCTCGACCAGGTGCGGATGGAACTGGGCCAGCCCCGCCACGCCGACGAAGACGTGCTGGTTGGCTGGCTGACGGACGAAAAGGGTATGGGCGGCTTTTCCAGCCTGCGGCGCGACACCGCCACCTGGGGATTCACCAAAACCGTCGAGATGGGCCGTCTGGTAAATACCTACGTCCTGGCCACCTACAACCGCATCCGGGAGCGACTTGGCGAGGGGGAGGCCCTGCTCGCCGCCAAAATATCGCCCGAGGACCTGACCAAGCTGGGGCGGCGCATAACAGCTCTATATTCCAGAAAAAAAGGAAAGATTGAGCGCCTGCCCTTCGCCGCCCTCTCGGGTAGGGAATTCAGCGAGTTGGTCCTGGCCGCGGATAAGGCTCCGGGCAAACGTACCGTCTGGCACCTCAGCGGTAAGCGGGGGGGGGCGTCCAAGCTGTTGCGAAAGGAGGCTGATCCGGCTCGACTCCTGCTGTGGGCGGTGGCCAACGGGGTGTATGCAGCCGGCCAAATGGTGCGCGGCGACAGGACGGCGGCCCCCTCTCCGCGGAGGACACCAGCAAATTGGTGGACTTGTTCGCGGACTTTTTCCCCGCCAAAAAGGTATTCGAGGTGGATCTCGCCTCCTGCC
Proteins encoded:
- a CDS encoding PTS sugar transporter subunit IIB: MFWVRIDNRLVHGQIIEAWLPYTGADVLVVVNDELAQDDLRQEIMAMAIPQDVTLRFASIDRASDVVADLSVGGHAENVLVLLATCPDAKRAFEEGLRFDELNVGNLHYGPGKKQVCPHVSLSGEDESCLEFFSQREVQLDYRCVPNDPVQIKGRR
- a CDS encoding PTS sugar transporter subunit IIC, encoding MDHTRRFFFAFFGVFRFGVVLAMLDRPLVVGLAWALVSGDFKTALGICVFFELIWLDLFPAGTYIPPHRPAAAVTALALATAFGLHQPSMAVPAILAGLGAGLLGNRLEQELRSWQNHQYNQLVRASREDAGDYSPERTVRRGVLVNVLVATAAFLGILTAFFVLFPLVLPMWSSTASASEITWLNLWLGGSVGGLLSLRWKRAYGLVVAGVLVVAMSGLIGMSQF
- a CDS encoding class I adenylate cyclase; this translates as MPTRIQGLAEQCRQVSTSRLLGDWEEWRKHFGQAVNILARTGANDDAWRAADVVALRLYQAATASNSISVRIFSIRALSRLGSFGVGLAVDLCASGAIGESHLVALNSKMEPRERLLLCNEALSNSTFPSFLNPLLEQALEDARQLEPAQAAGFVDEAASGPGGIDHMVARALRQGIFGRWLSDGGAGELSRDSAHRVCRAVSALRERELVPTVVASLADEAKRLPPAALRLAAECAPRGVHAEETARLVSAAFAKGDVSSRKATVLALICMRWPRTPRVLAAIHSRMPGYRRHLLPALLLLGEEGFAQFLNLVSEGERREISHRLFELIAELQPEFCLAVLRRRELLGAREVREDVAQGLREVFGKLERAAGEGCRVSVPTRPRTLQGPTLRSGFFAKLLGRDKAGLQEEAKRSMDISDLDLEGTGLEGAALKDRAIRRLKLRGVFVQSSLFENCAFVDSDLSSATLRSAEFVNCTFTECSFIESVFLECRFTACTFLRCDFAGAWLENSAFGSCVLRESHGAGASLLNVRASEFEAVCCLLHGLQAVRCRFESGRFARCRFNGSGWLELTTRGVAFERCGLSGMTLADCRFYSSPAVNCDFTGTLERGTQADEPGWLAFLQELLAERVLEMTGDSAEWSGDILDSEDGEWFAERCLRVWQRHRAMAVDEEAMQSENHRRLDLMRRRMSPDQAEFATMLPLLLGGEGLDTAYASAAGPPCEIHGYHPSLEAVRLVKKYFPEAGFRARGGVGIAGLYAMGSMGTLAQTRESDLDCWVCLEEGTDEEKVERLRGKLAGLEKWAWERFGLETHFFLMRLEDVRANRFGISDQDSSGTAQALLLKDEFYRTALKLAGDMPAWWLLPPGLGREEYRERCRDALLYPLLEPPRVCDLGALEPIPPQEFFGACMWQIVKAIKSPFKSVMKFGLLERYAEEAGKGRLLLCDRIKGRIQLGTAPVFSLDPYAALFQEVRELYLRREDEEALRLMREAYLLKAGLDQVRMELGQPRHADEDVLVGWLTDEKGMGGFSSLRRDTATWGFTKTVEMGRLVNTYVLATYNRIRERLGEGEALLAAKISPEDLTKLGRRITALYSRKKGKIERLPFAALSGREFSELVLAADKAPGKRTVWHLSGKRGGASKLLRKEADPARLLLWAVANGVYAAGQMVRGDRTAAPSPRRTPANWWTCSRTFSPPKRYSRWISPPAWRRRRWSALYCFSI